From Humisphaera borealis, the proteins below share one genomic window:
- a CDS encoding nucleoside hydrolase has protein sequence MPAQSLIIDCDPGQDDAVAILLALGSPQDVELLAVTAVAGNVPLTRTQENARSVVSLAGRQDVPVYAGSDRPLVRPLVTAEYVHGKTGLDGADLPSPAQPLAGGHASQAIIDIVRSRPERSVTICPVGPMTNVALAMRLAPDIVPRIRQIVLMGGAIGLGNITPAAEFNIYVDPHAADIVFRSGVPLVMHGLDVTHKARCTPERLERIADLGTAVGRAVYGMLTFYGKYDQHRGAGGGAPLHDPCAVAYVIQPDLFGGRDCHVAIEVASEPSIGRTLVDWGGVTGQAANCKVIDTIDDDRFFEMLTERLARL, from the coding sequence ATGCCCGCCCAATCCCTCATCATTGATTGCGATCCCGGCCAGGACGATGCCGTCGCGATTCTGCTGGCGCTGGGTTCGCCGCAGGACGTCGAACTGCTTGCCGTCACGGCGGTTGCCGGCAATGTGCCGCTGACGCGAACGCAGGAAAACGCGCGAAGCGTCGTTTCTCTGGCCGGTCGCCAGGACGTTCCGGTCTACGCCGGCAGCGACCGACCGCTGGTTCGCCCCTTGGTGACGGCGGAGTACGTTCACGGCAAGACAGGCCTCGACGGTGCCGACCTTCCTTCGCCTGCACAACCGCTGGCAGGCGGTCACGCGTCACAGGCGATCATCGACATCGTGCGAAGCCGCCCGGAGCGTTCGGTGACGATCTGCCCGGTCGGGCCGATGACAAACGTCGCCCTTGCGATGCGGCTGGCCCCGGACATCGTGCCGCGGATCAGGCAGATCGTCCTGATGGGCGGAGCGATCGGCCTGGGCAACATCACGCCGGCCGCGGAGTTCAATATCTACGTCGATCCGCATGCGGCAGACATCGTGTTCCGGTCGGGCGTGCCACTTGTCATGCACGGCCTGGACGTCACCCACAAAGCACGGTGCACGCCCGAACGTCTCGAACGTATCGCTGACCTAGGCACGGCCGTCGGTCGCGCCGTTTACGGCATGCTGACGTTTTACGGCAAATACGATCAGCATCGCGGGGCCGGTGGCGGAGCGCCGCTCCATGACCCCTGTGCGGTCGCTTATGTGATTCAACCAGATCTGTTCGGCGGCAGGGATTGCCACGTCGCGATCGAAGTCGCGAGCGAGCCTTCCATCGGCAGAACGCTGGTCGATTGGGGTGGCGTCACCGGTCAAGCGGCCAACTGCAAGGTCATCGACACCATCGATGACGACCGTTTCTTCGAGATGCTGACAGAGCGACTGGCGCGCCTGTGA
- a CDS encoding type II secretion system protein, which translates to MLKGSCPTISGRRSGILPSTARDRGGFTLVELLVVVGIVAALVALILPAMGRARDSGRSTLCLSNLRQMAIAAQAYAGTGDRRYPIAYYTAITPTTITSYNWDFTLTRSRTPGSTWTVKPGLLWAAGGVPVAAGGDALAVQQCPAFEGASNSGGDPYTGYNYNTSYIGHGEHEAIPAPARISDIRKPATCVLFGDGGFAAGANKFMRAPWPNPGDAGFQGRWAGTQAFRHRGRTNAVFADHHAESFDERFTSTAPADVGRIGAGTGFLSIDNTMYKPD; encoded by the coding sequence ATGCTGAAAGGCTCTTGTCCGACAATCTCCGGCCGCCGTTCGGGCATCCTGCCCTCAACCGCGCGCGATCGCGGGGGCTTCACCCTCGTCGAACTGCTGGTTGTTGTCGGTATTGTTGCCGCGCTTGTGGCGTTGATCCTCCCGGCGATGGGCCGGGCCCGAGACAGTGGTCGCTCGACCCTTTGTCTTTCCAATCTTCGCCAGATGGCGATCGCGGCGCAGGCCTATGCCGGCACCGGCGACCGTCGCTATCCGATCGCCTACTACACCGCCATCACGCCGACGACGATCACCAGCTACAACTGGGACTTCACCCTGACGCGATCGCGAACGCCCGGCAGCACCTGGACGGTCAAGCCCGGCCTGCTCTGGGCGGCGGGCGGTGTCCCGGTCGCGGCGGGCGGCGATGCACTGGCCGTCCAGCAATGCCCGGCGTTCGAAGGCGCCTCCAATTCCGGGGGCGACCCGTACACCGGCTACAACTACAACACCAGCTACATCGGCCACGGCGAGCATGAGGCCATCCCGGCACCGGCTCGCATCAGCGACATCAGGAAACCCGCGACGTGCGTCCTTTTCGGCGACGGCGGATTCGCCGCCGGTGCCAACAAGTTCATGCGTGCCCCCTGGCCGAATCCCGGTGATGCAGGGTTCCAGGGCCGATGGGCCGGGACGCAGGCGTTCCGCCATCGCGGTCGAACCAATGCCGTCTTCGCCGATCATCACGCCGAGTCATTCGACGAACGTTTCACCTCGACCGCACCGGCCGACGTGGGGCGCATCGGTGCCGGGACGGGATTTCTGTCGATCGACAACACGATGTACAAGCCGGATTAA
- a CDS encoding DUF3467 domain-containing protein, with protein MSDPTPPPGDLSGFQPSSPPPPPQQAPLSARVPEKVARGVFTTGQVVLDGPKEFVVDFFQHLTRPHQVVARVVMTPQTISELIAALKQNIENFSKAFGPPPVLPLPQPGRTNLQELYDNFKVPDDMLSGVYANGVLIGHSPSEFFFDFLTGFFPAAAVSARVFLPAGQAPRFLTALENGMKQYKTKMSGQQPPQQPPRDV; from the coding sequence ATGAGCGATCCGACCCCACCGCCGGGCGACCTGTCCGGCTTCCAACCGTCCTCCCCCCCGCCTCCCCCCCAACAGGCTCCGCTTTCTGCGCGGGTTCCGGAGAAGGTCGCGCGTGGCGTATTCACGACCGGCCAGGTTGTGTTGGACGGCCCCAAGGAATTCGTTGTCGATTTCTTCCAGCACCTGACCCGGCCCCATCAGGTGGTTGCGCGTGTGGTCATGACGCCCCAGACGATCAGCGAGTTGATCGCGGCCTTGAAGCAGAACATCGAGAACTTCAGCAAGGCGTTCGGGCCCCCGCCGGTGTTGCCGCTGCCGCAACCCGGGCGCACCAACCTTCAAGAGCTCTACGACAACTTTAAAGTGCCCGACGACATGCTCAGCGGGGTCTACGCCAACGGCGTACTGATCGGGCATTCGCCATCGGAGTTCTTCTTCGACTTTCTGACGGGGTTCTTCCCCGCGGCGGCGGTATCGGCACGGGTGTTTCTGCCTGCCGGCCAGGCGCCGCGATTCCTGACGGCGCTGGAAAACGGGATGAAGCAGTACAAGACCAAGATGTCCGGCCAGCAGCCCCCGCAGCAACCGCCACGGGATGTGTGA
- the bcp gene encoding thioredoxin-dependent thiol peroxidase, which yields MAETTAYPAVGKKAPAFSLPASSGETISLKDQIGKPVVVYFYPKADTPGCTKEACGFRDAIAGYKKAGVPVFGVSPDPVKAVTKFADKFDLTFPLLADEDHAVCDKYGVWQEKSMYGRKYMGAARVTFIIDKDGKVAHVFEKVKPEGHDAEVMGWLKEHGMA from the coding sequence GTGGCAGAAACAACCGCATACCCCGCCGTGGGCAAGAAGGCACCGGCGTTTTCCCTTCCAGCAAGTTCAGGCGAGACCATCAGCCTTAAGGATCAGATCGGCAAACCCGTCGTCGTCTACTTTTATCCCAAGGCCGATACCCCCGGCTGCACGAAGGAAGCGTGCGGCTTTCGGGATGCGATCGCCGGTTACAAAAAGGCCGGTGTGCCCGTGTTCGGGGTCAGTCCCGATCCCGTCAAAGCCGTTACCAAGTTCGCCGACAAATTCGACCTGACTTTTCCCCTGCTCGCCGACGAAGACCACGCCGTGTGCGACAAATACGGCGTCTGGCAGGAGAAAAGCATGTACGGCCGAAAGTACATGGGTGCCGCCCGCGTGACGTTCATCATTGACAAGGACGGCAAGGTGGCTCACGTGTTCGAGAAGGTGAAGCCCGAAGGCCATGATGCAGAAGTGATGGGCTGGCTCAAGGAACACGGGATGGCGTAG
- a CDS encoding Na+/H+ antiporter — MTTVELIIILLVATAALAWLASRVRVPYPIFLTLAGLGISQLSRLSHGHFRPVELNPEVVFLIFLPPLLYHAGLMTSWRDFRSNLRAISMLAVGLVLFTMIAIAFVAHYAIGIGWGPAFVLGAIISPPDAVAATAITQRLRVPKRIVTILEGESLVNDASALIAYRVAIAAVAGGVFSLGDAGMKFVIAATGGIAVGYAVGKIMVWIRPRIHDPSVEGFVALLIPYIAFLPAEWLHLSGVLSVVTAGVFVGRKVPQIATSHGRLRLYAVWDTLVFLLNGLIFILIGLQLPAVIERLEMQSWGSLTGNVLVIGSTAILVRILWVFPAAYLPRLIPSIRRREPWPDPRQVFLVSWVGLRGIVSLAAALALPLAIPSGADFPSRDLIIFITFGVILMTLVGQGLTLPLVIKALRIGADDIEEREEEVARLQLANAALSRLQVMAILDESAVPMIDRVRQPYEQRLNYYGPRRRGIIIDDAAANCKTTDDVLRAALGAEREMLLKLRDTGEIGDDVLRKLQMELDLQEASLETEQ, encoded by the coding sequence ATGACCACGGTTGAACTGATCATTATTCTACTCGTTGCCACCGCCGCCCTCGCCTGGCTTGCCTCGCGCGTCCGGGTGCCTTACCCCATTTTTCTCACGCTGGCGGGCTTGGGAATCAGTCAGCTTTCCCGGCTGTCGCACGGTCACTTCCGTCCGGTGGAGCTGAACCCGGAAGTGGTGTTCCTGATTTTCCTTCCGCCATTGCTTTACCACGCCGGCCTGATGACCAGTTGGCGGGACTTCCGAAGCAACCTGCGCGCGATTTCGATGCTGGCGGTCGGGCTGGTGCTGTTCACGATGATCGCGATTGCGTTCGTTGCGCACTACGCGATCGGCATCGGCTGGGGGCCGGCGTTCGTTCTCGGGGCGATCATCAGCCCTCCCGATGCCGTCGCGGCCACCGCAATCACCCAGCGGCTGCGGGTGCCCAAGCGGATCGTGACCATCCTCGAAGGGGAATCGCTGGTCAATGACGCCAGCGCCCTGATCGCCTATCGCGTGGCGATTGCCGCTGTCGCTGGCGGCGTATTCTCGCTGGGCGATGCGGGAATGAAGTTCGTCATTGCCGCGACCGGCGGCATCGCCGTGGGGTACGCCGTCGGGAAAATCATGGTCTGGATTCGCCCGCGGATTCACGACCCGTCGGTGGAAGGGTTCGTGGCTCTGCTGATCCCGTACATTGCATTTCTCCCCGCGGAGTGGCTGCACCTGTCGGGCGTCTTGTCAGTGGTTACCGCGGGGGTTTTCGTCGGCCGAAAGGTGCCGCAGATCGCCACCAGCCACGGACGGCTCAGGCTCTATGCCGTCTGGGACACGCTGGTCTTCCTGCTGAACGGGCTGATCTTCATCCTGATCGGATTGCAGCTTCCGGCCGTGATCGAGCGGCTCGAGATGCAATCCTGGGGTTCGCTGACCGGAAACGTGCTGGTGATTGGATCGACCGCGATCCTCGTGCGCATCCTGTGGGTGTTCCCCGCGGCATATCTGCCAAGGCTGATCCCCTCCATCCGCCGGCGGGAACCCTGGCCCGATCCGCGTCAGGTCTTCCTCGTCTCGTGGGTCGGGCTGCGCGGCATTGTGTCGCTGGCCGCGGCTTTGGCCCTTCCACTGGCGATCCCCTCGGGAGCCGACTTTCCGTCGCGCGACCTGATTATCTTCATCACATTCGGGGTCATCCTGATGACGCTGGTCGGCCAGGGGCTGACTCTGCCGCTTGTCATCAAGGCGCTCAGGATCGGCGCCGACGATATCGAAGAACGGGAGGAAGAGGTCGCGCGTCTTCAATTGGCCAACGCAGCGCTGAGCAGGTTGCAGGTGATGGCGATTCTTGATGAGAGCGCGGTGCCCATGATTGACCGGGTTCGACAGCCGTACGAACAGCGGCTGAACTATTACGGCCCGAGGCGCCGGGGCATCATCATCGACGACGCCGCCGCCAACTGTAAAACCACCGACGATGTGCTGCGTGCCGCCCTGGGCGCGGAGCGGGAGATGCTGCTGAAGCTCCGCGACACCGGCGAGATCGGGGATGACGTGCTGCGAAAACTGCAAATGGAACTGGACCTGCAGGAAGCGAGCCTGGAGACCGAGCAGTGA
- a CDS encoding arylsulfatase, with protein sequence MRIWIGLVVSVVAVGLATSSPAGAAEKKPNIIFILSDDVAQGDLGCYGQKLIKTPNLDRMAAEGTRFEQAYCGTSVCAPSRSSLMTGLHMGHCPVRANREIQPEGQFPLPAGTATVAQSLKAAGYATATAGKWGMGMFDTTGSPFKKGMDHFFGYNCQRHAHSYFPTYLYNDDKRFELPGNDGKGIGQTYAQDLIQNDVQAWLRKHKDQPFFLFYAITLPHGRFEIDKLGQYESTNWTPQQKTYAAMVSRLDSDVGGVLNVLKELGIDDNTIVFFAGDNGSSFDPKSEIGKHFDQTIGGKLRGFKRGMYEGALRQAALVRWPGKVPAGRVSQDPWAFWDFFPTALELSGADAPKDVKLDGKSLVSFLKGGDAPKRNYFYWELHEGPKSIQAIRFGDWKAVRNGPSAPIELYDLSVDVAETKNLAVSKPDLVAKAEKLMKEARVDDPNWPMKDGKAGTPKKK encoded by the coding sequence ATGCGGATCTGGATCGGGTTGGTCGTGTCGGTGGTGGCAGTCGGTCTGGCAACTTCCAGCCCCGCCGGTGCGGCGGAGAAGAAGCCCAATATCATCTTCATTCTGTCGGACGACGTCGCCCAGGGGGACCTCGGCTGCTACGGGCAGAAACTGATCAAAACGCCGAACCTCGATCGGATGGCGGCCGAGGGAACCCGGTTCGAGCAGGCGTATTGCGGTACGAGCGTGTGCGCGCCCTCGCGATCAAGCCTGATGACGGGGCTGCACATGGGGCACTGCCCGGTGCGCGCCAATCGAGAGATTCAGCCGGAAGGGCAGTTCCCGCTTCCCGCCGGGACGGCGACAGTCGCCCAGTCGCTGAAAGCCGCCGGTTATGCCACCGCGACGGCCGGCAAGTGGGGCATGGGCATGTTCGACACCACCGGCAGCCCGTTCAAGAAGGGAATGGATCACTTCTTCGGCTACAACTGCCAGCGACACGCACACAGCTATTTCCCGACGTACCTCTACAACGATGACAAGCGGTTCGAACTGCCCGGGAACGATGGCAAAGGGATCGGGCAGACCTATGCACAGGACCTGATCCAGAACGATGTCCAAGCCTGGCTTCGCAAGCACAAGGATCAGCCGTTCTTCCTGTTCTATGCCATTACGTTGCCGCACGGCAGGTTTGAGATCGACAAGCTCGGACAGTACGAAAGCACGAACTGGACGCCGCAGCAGAAGACGTACGCCGCCATGGTCAGCCGGCTGGACAGCGACGTCGGCGGGGTGCTCAACGTGCTCAAGGAACTGGGCATCGACGACAATACGATCGTCTTCTTCGCCGGCGACAATGGCTCATCGTTCGACCCGAAGTCGGAGATCGGCAAACACTTCGACCAGACCATTGGCGGAAAACTGCGCGGTTTTAAACGCGGCATGTATGAAGGTGCTTTGCGGCAGGCCGCACTGGTCCGCTGGCCGGGCAAGGTGCCGGCCGGCCGGGTGAGCCAGGATCCCTGGGCGTTCTGGGACTTCTTTCCGACGGCACTGGAACTTTCAGGGGCTGACGCACCCAAAGACGTGAAACTCGACGGCAAGTCGCTCGTTTCGTTCCTCAAGGGCGGCGACGCGCCCAAGCGTAACTACTTTTACTGGGAGCTTCACGAAGGACCGAAGTCCATTCAGGCGATCCGCTTCGGCGATTGGAAAGCGGTCCGCAATGGACCGAGCGCACCAATCGAGTTGTACGACCTGTCCGTCGATGTCGCCGAGACGAAGAATCTTGCCGTCAGTAAGCCCGATCTCGTCGCCAAAGCCGAGAAGCTCATGAAGGAAGCCCGGGTCGATGATCCGAACTGGCCGATGAAGGACGGGAAGGCGGGAACGCCGAAGAAGAAGTAG
- a CDS encoding RluA family pseudouridine synthase has translation MTLSDWLIQQFPHAKRTALRQMVDDRRVLINGKPATRFTAVMAVGDRASVIDRPLPGMDPRMPKGDRARKPTLRESRHYDIVFEDDDILIVYKPPGLLTSTVPNEPRPTLLAMIRDDQARQNLRVRVGLIHRLDRDASGLLVFSKTDEAYQSLKSQFFHHAVQRVYHAAVRGKPKPAAGRIETRLVERADGHVYSTKQQGRGDRAVTDYELVRTVGKVSLVRVTLHTGRKHQIRVHMSQKNWSIVGDAIYGHGEKSPPETGLMLVATKLGFQHPGTGRPVSFEIPLPEEIAALFPEPQKPTDS, from the coding sequence GTGACGTTATCCGACTGGCTCATCCAACAATTCCCCCACGCCAAGCGCACTGCATTGCGCCAGATGGTGGACGACCGCCGGGTCCTGATCAACGGCAAACCGGCAACTCGATTCACCGCCGTCATGGCCGTCGGTGATCGGGCCTCTGTCATCGACCGACCGCTGCCGGGGATGGATCCTCGAATGCCAAAGGGCGATCGCGCCCGCAAGCCGACCCTGCGCGAGTCACGGCATTACGACATTGTTTTTGAAGACGACGACATCCTGATCGTCTACAAGCCGCCCGGTTTGCTGACCAGCACCGTACCCAATGAGCCTCGGCCGACACTGCTGGCGATGATCCGGGACGATCAGGCGCGGCAGAATCTGAGGGTGCGGGTCGGGCTCATTCATCGGCTGGACCGCGACGCCTCCGGGCTGCTGGTCTTCTCGAAGACGGATGAAGCGTACCAGTCGCTCAAGTCGCAGTTCTTTCACCATGCCGTCCAGCGCGTGTACCACGCCGCCGTCCGAGGCAAGCCCAAGCCTGCTGCGGGACGAATCGAGACACGGCTTGTCGAGCGCGCCGACGGGCACGTGTACTCGACGAAGCAGCAGGGGCGCGGCGACCGCGCCGTGACCGACTATGAACTGGTGCGGACCGTCGGCAAAGTGTCGCTGGTGCGCGTGACACTGCACACCGGGCGAAAGCATCAGATTCGCGTTCACATGAGCCAGAAGAACTGGTCCATCGTCGGCGACGCGATCTACGGGCACGGCGAAAAATCACCACCGGAAACGGGCCTGATGCTGGTGGCGACAAAGTTGGGCTTCCAGCACCCCGGCACCGGCCGCCCGGTGAGTTTTGAGATTCCGCTTCCTGAAGAGATCGCGGCACTGTTCCCGGAACCGCAGAAGCCGACCGATTCGTGA
- a CDS encoding DMT family transporter, with amino-acid sequence MAWLILILAGLLEIAWAFGLKKYGLSLSVGSAITVAGVFLSFWMLHVAMRSLPLGVAYPVWTGIGAIGSAIVGMVFLNESKDVIRIVCIILIVAGIVGLKVFSPNEDAVVAAPQTVEPSKSL; translated from the coding sequence ATGGCATGGTTGATCCTTATTCTCGCGGGGCTGCTGGAAATCGCCTGGGCTTTCGGGCTCAAGAAGTATGGATTGTCGCTCTCAGTGGGAAGCGCAATCACGGTCGCCGGGGTGTTTCTCAGTTTCTGGATGCTTCACGTCGCCATGCGGTCGCTTCCGCTGGGGGTCGCGTACCCCGTCTGGACCGGCATTGGTGCGATCGGGTCGGCGATCGTGGGGATGGTGTTCCTCAATGAATCAAAGGACGTCATCCGGATCGTCTGCATTATCCTGATCGTTGCCGGAATCGTCGGTCTCAAGGTCTTTTCCCCGAATGAAGACGCGGTCGTCGCGGCTCCGCAGACGGTAGAGCCGTCCAAATCGCTGTAG
- a CDS encoding PEP-CTERM sorting domain-containing protein, producing the protein MLLSLGSLGAATAATAAPIAVGTGDESATVVLNFSDGATFDFLVNYAGPTTTGEQLLRTIDTLPGFTLDAPGTGGSFFISSIAYNGHTDGPTYIPPEGWWHYWTADSAGASWTFSSIGAGVRTIDNGYVDGWVFGSAAAPVPEPASLGLMGVATVGLLARRRR; encoded by the coding sequence GTGCTTCTATCCCTGGGCAGCCTTGGGGCCGCGACGGCCGCAACCGCGGCACCGATCGCCGTCGGCACCGGCGACGAATCGGCGACGGTGGTGCTCAACTTCTCGGACGGGGCGACCTTCGATTTCCTCGTCAATTACGCCGGGCCGACCACCACCGGCGAGCAACTGCTGCGAACCATCGACACGTTGCCGGGGTTCACGCTTGACGCACCGGGCACAGGCGGATCGTTCTTCATCTCATCCATCGCCTACAACGGGCATACCGACGGACCGACCTACATCCCGCCCGAAGGCTGGTGGCACTACTGGACCGCCGACTCCGCCGGCGCGAGCTGGACGTTCTCGTCGATCGGCGCGGGCGTTCGCACGATCGACAACGGATACGTTGACGGCTGGGTGTTCGGCTCGGCCGCCGCGCCGGTTCCGGAACCGGCGTCGCTCGGCCTGATGGGTGTCGCCACCGTCGGGTTGCTCGCCCGCCGACGCCGCTGA
- a CDS encoding sodium-translocating pyrophosphatase, producing MPLPALAKGEADLVLPDFSSQKFFGQSIDGKTLLTLGLLVTLAGIAFGLVIYAQLRRLPVHRAMLEVSDLIYETCKTYLLTQAKFILILWVCIAAVMVAYFGFLRGDHTDAGTAAMLKAEGLVEYGKATQVISILAFSLVGIAGSYAVAWFGMRVNTFANSRTAMASLGGKARPVYAIPLKAGMSIGMVLISVELFIMLCILLFVPRNLAGPCFIGFAIGESLGAAALRVAGGIFTKIADIGADLMKIVFKIKEDDARNPGVIADCVGDNAGDSVGPTADGFETYGVTGVALITFILLAVANPVIQIQLLVWIFVMRLLMVVTSALSYFIAEGFSAKRYATHKLMNFEVPLTLLVWVASVTSIAATYLASYVLIGNINGNSSLWWILATIITCGTLAGAVIPEVTKIFTSTHSGHVREVVTASKEGGASLNVLSGLTAGNFSGFWVGGVTIGGLMALAYGISLIGGTETGLATIMIPQSTAIFAFGLVAFGFLGMGPVTIAVDSYGPVTDNAQSVYELSLIETHADIQDDIRKHYDTHADFEHAKGLLEENDGAGNTFKATAKPVLIGTAVVGATTLIFSIIMLLTNGLTANVDKLSILHAPFLLGIIGGVSVIYWFSGASMQAVITGAYRAVEFIKKNIKLEGVERANVEDSKKVVAICTKFAQAGMFNIFLTIFFITLAAAFVDEFFFIGFLIGIAVSGLFQAIFMANAGGAWDNAKKIVETELKAKGTPLHDACVVGDTVGDPFKDTSSVAMNPIIKFATLFGLLAVELAITLKTPDGHASPLRLVLAGSFFLIAVVFILRSFYGMKIEGSKSDD from the coding sequence ATGCCACTCCCTGCCTTGGCCAAAGGCGAAGCGGATCTGGTCCTGCCTGATTTCAGTTCGCAGAAGTTTTTCGGGCAATCGATCGACGGAAAAACCCTGCTCACACTCGGGTTGCTCGTCACGCTGGCGGGCATCGCGTTCGGCCTGGTCATCTACGCACAGCTCCGCCGACTTCCCGTGCATCGCGCGATGCTCGAGGTGTCGGACCTGATCTACGAGACCTGCAAGACCTACCTGCTTACCCAGGCCAAGTTCATCCTGATCCTGTGGGTCTGTATCGCCGCCGTCATGGTGGCGTACTTCGGATTCCTCCGCGGCGATCACACTGATGCCGGGACCGCGGCCATGCTCAAGGCCGAGGGCCTGGTCGAGTACGGCAAGGCGACGCAGGTCATTTCGATTCTCGCCTTCAGCTTGGTCGGTATCGCCGGCAGCTATGCGGTGGCCTGGTTCGGCATGCGTGTGAACACGTTCGCCAACAGCCGAACGGCGATGGCGTCGCTCGGTGGCAAGGCCCGGCCGGTGTATGCGATTCCCCTTAAGGCCGGCATGAGCATCGGCATGGTGCTGATCAGCGTCGAGCTGTTCATCATGCTCTGCATTCTGTTGTTCGTCCCGCGTAACCTGGCCGGACCGTGCTTCATCGGTTTTGCGATCGGCGAATCGCTGGGTGCTGCCGCCCTTCGCGTGGCCGGCGGTATCTTCACCAAGATCGCCGACATCGGCGCCGACCTGATGAAGATCGTCTTCAAGATCAAGGAAGACGATGCCCGCAACCCCGGCGTCATCGCCGACTGCGTGGGCGACAACGCCGGCGACTCCGTCGGCCCCACCGCCGACGGGTTCGAAACCTACGGCGTTACCGGCGTGGCGCTGATCACCTTCATCCTGCTCGCCGTCGCCAACCCCGTCATTCAGATTCAGTTGCTGGTCTGGATCTTCGTCATGCGGCTGTTGATGGTCGTCACCAGCGCACTGTCCTACTTCATCGCCGAAGGCTTCTCGGCCAAACGGTACGCGACCCACAAGCTGATGAACTTCGAGGTTCCGCTGACCCTGCTGGTCTGGGTGGCCTCGGTGACCTCCATCGCGGCCACCTACCTCGCGTCGTACGTGCTGATCGGCAACATCAACGGCAACTCGTCCCTCTGGTGGATCCTGGCGACCATCATCACCTGCGGCACCCTGGCGGGCGCGGTGATCCCGGAAGTCACCAAGATCTTTACCTCCACCCACAGCGGCCACGTCCGCGAAGTGGTCACCGCCAGCAAGGAAGGTGGCGCTTCGTTGAACGTGCTGTCAGGCCTCACCGCCGGCAACTTCTCCGGCTTCTGGGTCGGCGGCGTCACAATCGGCGGACTGATGGCACTGGCCTACGGCATCTCGCTGATCGGCGGGACCGAGACCGGCCTGGCGACGATCATGATTCCGCAGTCCACCGCGATCTTCGCGTTCGGCCTGGTCGCGTTCGGCTTCCTGGGCATGGGCCCGGTGACGATCGCCGTCGATAGCTACGGCCCGGTGACCGACAACGCCCAGAGCGTGTACGAGCTTTCGCTGATCGAAACCCACGCCGACATCCAGGACGACATTCGCAAGCACTACGACACCCACGCCGACTTCGAACACGCCAAGGGCCTGCTCGAAGAGAACGATGGTGCCGGCAATACCTTCAAGGCGACCGCCAAACCCGTGCTGATCGGTACGGCCGTCGTCGGTGCCACGACGTTGATCTTCTCGATCATCATGCTGCTGACCAACGGCCTGACGGCCAACGTCGACAAGCTGTCGATCCTGCACGCCCCGTTCCTGCTGGGCATCATCGGCGGCGTGTCGGTGATCTACTGGTTCAGCGGGGCCAGTATGCAGGCGGTCATCACCGGGGCCTACCGCGCCGTCGAGTTCATCAAGAAGAACATCAAGCTGGAAGGCGTCGAACGGGCCAACGTCGAGGACAGCAAGAAAGTCGTCGCGATCTGCACCAAGTTCGCCCAGGCGGGCATGTTCAACATCTTCCTGACGATTTTCTTCATCACGCTCGCCGCGGCGTTCGTTGACGAGTTCTTCTTCATCGGGTTCCTGATCGGCATCGCCGTCAGCGGGTTGTTCCAAGCCATCTTTATGGCCAACGCCGGCGGCGCCTGGGACAACGCCAAGAAGATCGTGGAGACCGAACTCAAGGCCAAGGGCACGCCGCTGCATGATGCCTGCGTCGTCGGCGACACCGTCGGCGACCCGTTCAAGGACACCAGCAGCGTGGCGATGAACCCCATCATCAAGTTCGCGACGCTGTTCGGGCTGCTTGCGGTCGAACTGGCGATCACCCTCAAAACCCCCGACGGACACGCCAGCCCGCTTCGCCTGGTCCTGGCCGGCTCGTTCTTCCTGATCGCCGTGGTGTTCATTCTCCGCAGCTTCTACGGGATGAAGATCGAAGGATCGAAGTCGGACGACTGA
- a CDS encoding DUF2934 domain-containing protein, whose translation MAAKKSTTAKPAAKKTSAKGKSTSVRHTPIPQVESVVMPAAVEVTPDMIARRAYEIWTMRGGSEIDNWTAAENELRAA comes from the coding sequence ATGGCAGCCAAGAAATCCACCACCGCCAAGCCCGCCGCGAAGAAGACATCGGCCAAGGGCAAGAGCACTTCCGTTCGTCACACCCCGATTCCGCAGGTCGAATCGGTCGTCATGCCCGCCGCCGTCGAAGTGACGCCGGACATGATCGCCCGCCGCGCCTACGAGATCTGGACGATGCGAGGCGGCAGCGAGATCGACAACTGGACCGCCGCGGAGAACGAACTCCGCGCGGCATAA